TCGAACGCTCCTTAAATCCACACACAAGGCACACACGATAggtagaaaataattttgttaaaaagagACAAGTTCGCTGATATTCGCATTTAATTTCTAATCTCTGTAGATTAGAAATTAAATGAAGACCGAGTGACCAACGGAGAGTTATATTATCTGGTGaataatgtattaaatatttcagACCAACAAGTTGCTTCAACGACTGTCAGCCACGTAGCTTTGCAGGTGATTAGCAATACTGCCTGCGCAGCTGTCTATACGACTAGCTTCGTGAAGTCCAGTACCCTCTGCACCAACGGGCTTGGAGGAGTCGGCATTTGTGGTGGCGATTCTGGTGGTCCACTCACTCTTTATACCCAACAGGGACATCTCTTGGTAAGAATATTTATGGATCGAACTGAATCTGTATTAATTACCTGTACATTTCTAGTGTCCAAATAACTTTATCACGTGTAACATCCTGTGGTGAGATTTTTGACGTCCAAATATCAGCCCATCCATTTTTTACGAGGTTTTCGAAGCATAGGCAATTTTTTTCCGATTGTTGAAAGGATCGTCATGTTTcaatttatcatattttttaatttgtatcgaCAGATTGGTGTGAGCTCCTTCACTGAGAGGAATAACTGCCAAGGTGGCAATCCATCAGGCTTCGCCCGGGTGACCAGCTTCCACAGTTTCATCAGCCAACACTTGTGAACAAATTATACTATTGTGATATTAACCTTAAGCTTCAATAAAGTTATGTACCCATCTAAACATCTGCGGTCGCAAACAGGgaaatattattgtgttttaaCATTATTCATCTTATTAATAAACGTGGAGTAAAGTTATTCCGAGTGTAAACCCATAACAATGTATGGTTATTCCTTTGGTTGTACCTAAAAAGCTTTCGAAAAGAACAAAACCCAACATTTTTCTTTAATGACATGTCTGATGATTTTGCCGATTTTTTTCCATTTCCTCATGCGAACAGACGCCTTTGCAATAAATTTGAGAGCAGCCGCAGTTAAGACTATTACAATAATACTACAATTAACAAAATGTACAACATCGATTACAATTCCACCGTCATGATAAAATTAATCTGCCATTTAATTAAGCTTGATTAGATGAGATAGTAAACAGAAGGTATATAAGTCACCAATTTAACTACTTCacaatataaaatagttttttcatAATGCGTGTTATATTATTGTTGGGCTTGGGGTTGTTGGCTACGGCCTCAGCTTTAGTGGAAGTGAACACTGGCTACCACCAGGAAATCGGAATCCCCACTGCTGCGAAGATCAAGGAAAATGAAGAAAGGCTTTTGGCAGAGGCAGCACGAGACGAAAGGATTGTAGGAGGTGCTATCGCTCCGGCTAACGCACACCCATACTTCGTGAGTAACAAACAACTTAGGTTGATTTAGAATCATTAAAGTTGATGACGTTTTTAAGCTGTATACCGTGAAATAAATCAATGTTCATAATAAGAAATTCCGATGAAGTAGTTTGGTAAAtatgataaaacatttttcttttactaaatCGAGTTTTGGGACAATATCGTTTATATCtacctatatgtataataaGGACTGCATTAAACTTCAATACAGAAGCTACTTCCGTAGTTCAAGAATACCCTATGAGTCGGTCCTGCGCTTGATGATTCTCTAGCCGCGATATGTTATGTCCTATCGGGCAGAGGGActgatgcccattttcaccaacaatctcttaatctaagtgccacttagaataagggctctcccaatagggtagtgtccagggtcgaaataatgaaataatatttggtccgctttttagataatcaaaaaatattggatacgtattttttctttttttaattaaacataaaatgacaaagataatacacttcaaaaattaggagtgggggccttttacgccacagtgtcctgaaaattgtagcaacttgtgacgtcacactcaactttaacacgctatatcttaacaagttctgatccaatttaaaaaagaaaaaatacgtatcgcttaattttggacaatctacaagacggactaattattattttttaggaaactagcctattttgacataaataactatggataagggatacctaaactttggtgaaaacgaaattcttattaagtgttccgtaaatgctcttaggggatcccttaatttaggtatttgttggtgaaaatgggcatcagTCTCATAACAGTGAAGCAATAGGCAATCCACTTGTCTGCTCAAATGTTTGTGCACCTTCATATTCTCTGCACAGCGGACTGagatatgagaacagccgctgaggccgacaataggctaggatgcattattgttataattattgtttctgtGCAGGCTGGATTGTTGATCAGTTTGGTGGGCCAGTCTGGTAACTCAGTCTGCGGTTCTTCGCTTCTATCCGCCAACCGTTTGGTCACGGCTGCTCACTGCTGGACCGATGGAGTTAACCAAGCGTGGCAGTTCCTCGTCATCCTGGGCTCCAACCATTTGTACTCCGGCGGTACCCGCATCGCCACCACCAATGTCATCATGCATCCGCAGTATGTGCCCTCCACGCTCAACAATGATATTGCCATGATCCTGTTGCCGACTAGCGTGTGGTTCACCAGTGAGTATGACCCAAATGTCACTCTTTTTTTCCCTTAATGTCATACAAGTAGAACATGATTTTACTGCTCCTTTAAAAAAGCGTAAGAGTGTTATCGTCAACCTAAttgcaaaacaataaaatctatagataattttaaaaagtgtgGTCTAGTAGGGACAGCAAATTACTTGAGCAAAGCTCTCCTTACGTATAGAGGTCTCGTGCctctatataaaataatatgccCTATATTATTTTACGTCTTGTCTTCAGTGCGATTCAATTCCCAAATGTAATTGAGATTTAATGTGATCAGCTGGATGATGATGGCTACGCAGATTCAGACTCCATTATATTGTGCttctttaaaatttatttgttatgtattttcaGGTAACATTCAGCCAATCGGCCTGCCTTCTGGTTGGGACCTATGGGATCAGTTCGTCGGCAACTGGGCTGTTGCTGCTGGCTTCGGCAGGACTAGCGACCgtgagttatttatttaaattcttgaAGTAAAAATGCTTAAGGAAGTAACCTTAACTTGAAGTTATCTGGTCAGATAGCACCCTTTTTATTTATGAGGTATGaaaacatttaacatttaattgtttttcttcCCGCAGAGCAAGTCGCCGCGTCTCAGATCGTAAGCCACGTGAGCTTGCAAGTGATCAGTGTCTTCCAATGTCAGCTGTCCTTCGGCAATGTGTTTGTTCAGCAGAGCACTATCTGCACGAATGGTAATGGCGGTGTTGGCGTTTGCGGCGGAGATTCTGGCGGCCCCCTCACCCTTTACCGCAATGGTGTTCCCACTTTGGTGagtaaaaacaataatgcatAATCTGGTAGTGCCCGCCAAGTAGAGTAGATACACATATTATCCTATACTATATTGTATATCTACTAAAAGCCTGTGTCATCAAAGGCTGTGAATGGTAGTCTGATAAAGATATGGGATAAAAACTGTAAATAAGGGTTAAAATCTGTACTTTTGATGTcaaattttacaaaagacagtcacCAAAAACCCTTCACAATTTCCTAGGTGTTTTTGCTGGGACGAAGTGAGTAACAGTTCTATCTgcatggtttgaagaaccgaaATACAAAGTCAATATTTTTAGAATGTTTAATTGGAATGTGATGTCTCTTTTTCAGATCGGTATCAGTTCCTTCGTAGCCAGAGCCGGCTGCCAACTCGGACATCCTTCTGCCTTCGCGCGAGTCACCAGCTTCATCAATTTTATCCAACAGTACATGTAATTCATATTAGGCTGATTGCgaattatacatttaaaaaaaatattatatctgcAAGTTAACCtgctttctaaaataaaattttggtaGGTATACggacttttttattttcctttttcaaTTTCACCTTAACTAACCTTAACTACACCTACAACGGCAACATGATGATTTGTTTTCGGCACTGATTTGAAGGGGCACTTATAAACAGCAGTTTTGgtaagttaaaaattataactGGCACGTTCAATAACTAGTTCAGCAGTTAAAACTAAGCAGTAAAGGAAACAAAAATGAGTAAGAAATAGTGAAATGGATCAGtgaaaaaataatctaatcgaaaaataaaaaaatctaaataatcgACGTGGTGTGGTGGTTGGTAGACCACAGTATGGCTATACCAAAGGACCGTAACCGGTGCGGAAAAACAAATTGGTCAGTGTATAGGCGAACCGGGACACAATATGAGAGAAGCTCGGTAATTGGTGAAGGAAAAGGAACTTACATTTGCTGGATGGTGGAGTCGAACGTTGATGCAGGCCTGCGGTGCTGTTTTCCCTACGCGTAGGTTAGGTACACTATCACCCACTGCTAGTTCTTGTGTGCCGGCTACACTAATACACTAAATATTTATGCAGTTTTAATGATGGAGCGGTTTGGTTGATTGATTAATTTCACACAAAATTGCACAGCGGCGTTGCGGTGATTGGAAAAATTGGAATCTACCGGTGGAAGAGTTCGGATTGGAAAAATTGGAATCTACCGGTGGAGAAGTAGTTACGGTTTGAATGTAggcgagttttccttctctttcTGGTAGATATactgtactagcttctgccagcggtttcacccgcatcccgtgggaacctctgcacgtatatatatatatatacttcaatatatatatactttttatccgggtaaaaagtatacatatatatattatatatatatctatataaaaagcctatagccttcctcgataaatgggctatctaacaccgaaagactTGTTTAAagcggaccagtagttcctgagattagagtgttcaaacaaacaaacaaacaaactcttcagctttataatattagtatagataaggtggtaaaataaaataagaaaagagTACttgaatagtaaaaaaaataaatggtttttgcTTTGACTGAAGGCCTCTAAAGTAAATCGACGGGCCTTCTCGATCTTTTTTTGGGTGTTTTATaaagtactagccgttttcccgcggtttcacccgcgtcccgtggtaactactgcccgtaccgggataaaatatagcctatgttactcgtggataatatagttttcgaatggtgaaagaatttttaaaaacggtccagtagtttttgagccaattcattacaaccaaacaaacaaacaaacaaagttttcctctttataatattggtatagaaAAACCTAATAATCTACTACAACCAAGTCGGGGTAAAGTGGAAAACTGACTTTCAATATTCATTTGTA
The window above is part of the Helicoverpa zea isolate HzStark_Cry1AcR chromosome 14, ilHelZeax1.1, whole genome shotgun sequence genome. Proteins encoded here:
- the LOC124636225 gene encoding brachyurin-like, coding for MRVILLLGLGLLATASALVEVNTGYHQEIGIPTAAKIKENEERLLAEAARDERIVGGAIAPANAHPYFAGLLISLVGQSGNSVCGSSLLSANRLVTAAHCWTDGVNQAWQFLVILGSNHLYSGGTRIATTNVIMHPQYVPSTLNNDIAMILLPTSVWFTSNIQPIGLPSGWDLWDQFVGNWAVAAGFGRTSDQQVAASQIVSHVSLQVISVFQCQLSFGNVFVQQSTICTNGNGGVGVCGGDSGGPLTLYRNGVPTLIGISSFVARAGCQLGHPSAFARVTSFINFIQQYM